TGCTCCCTGGACAACTGCTGCATTGCTGGCACTTACCGTGGGGAGTCCCAAAGGAAGAAGGTGTCGATCCCATGAACACCCAAGCAAATGAGCCAGGAAGTTGATTACCAAATGCCTGCATACTCCCGCACCCCAGAGCTGTTTCCCATCTCCTGTGCCCCCATTTCCCAGGGCCTCAGGGAAGatcaggaactccatcgaggGTTAATGGTTTGATGCTGGCAACCAATAGCCGCCTTTGAAACTAGAACCCATCCATCAGCTTTCATCACTGGGCAGGCCCCAACCCGTCAGACCCGGTCAGCTCTCCTTGATGTGTTGTGGGGAAGTCTCCTGTTTGCTGTGGAAAAACCATAGCACTGTAGCCTACTGCCAaggtggggggttgggggggccTGCCCTCAGCTCACATCTGCCCAGCACTGCTAAGCAGGTGCTTGGGGCTGGAAACCAATCAACTCTCCATCACTCACTGGCCCAGCCAGGCCTGTGAGCAGATCTGAAATAACCCCAGGGCAACGAGAAGTCTGCGCTGGGCCAGGGAGAACGATGCCCGCAGGGCCATTTCACGTGTCTTCATTCCTGCAGTTCACTCTGGCAACTCTGTGTgcagcttttctgttttcttcaatttgggctggggaggggctgctgacAAGCAGTTTCTGTTTGGAGGAATGAATCACATTTTGGAAATAGTGGCGGTGGCTGTGTCAGAGTCATTGAATTGTGCACTTAGCATAAAATGGAGATTTTTACATTATGTGTTTATCTTAGCATGAAACAAAAAAGCCCTAATGTACTTGTTTTGAGGATGTGAGCTGAGGCTGTTTCCTCGCTAGCAGCTTCTGGTGCCTGTGGAACTGGCCACGCAGCCTGGGAGTGGATGGACAACAAGGATGGAGGATTCAGCCGCTGGGAAAGGAAGGAGCCCCAGTCCACCTTTTGCGAGCTGTGGTGAGATCAGCTGTCTTCCCAGGACAGCCACAGAGACCCCCATGAGGCTGGAAGCTGACCTTGGGAGCAAGTCTTTGAACACCCAAGGGTCCCAGAGTCCCCCCTGGGCTCCACAGGGAGAAGCCACCCTCCCCCTCCAAGAAGGAGGCCGAGAGACAGAGCCCCCCGGCACTGCACCTCCAGACTCTGCAAGCCGCAGGGCCCTCCGACGGGCCAGGAGGAAAATGATTGAGGAGGACATACTCCAGAAAATGACCCGAGACACCCAGGACCCAGTCTGCAGtgaccaaagctgggccaaggGGGCGCCCTGCCAGGCTGCTCAGTCAGGTCCCCGCCCAGAAGTTCCTCCTGCAGGGGCTCAGCAAGGACCGCTGGTGCTCTCGCTCCAGGTAAGTGCCCCCTGCTTCCTCAGACCTGCGCCTGTAGCAGGGCCACCTTCCCAGTGCACTGGGGCTGGAACCAGCTGGCCTGCTTGGGACCCGAGGCCCAGGGTCCCAGGTCCACCAGGGCAAGCAGCCAGTCTCATGGTGGTGGGGGTGGCCCCAGCAAGGGGCTCATCCTCCAATCAGAGTTCATGAGAATGCAGGAGTGAGCAGATCCCAGCCTCAAGAGAAAACAGAAGACCAGTCCCAAGCACATGCTGATAAACACGGGCAACCAGGCTCAGCTTCCCGGGTTGGGAAAgccctcatcctggcccagctcagcgcACCTGTTCATGCTGGCTCTAGCGCGTCAGTGAGAGAAGCAGCCGGTGTGCCGAGGTCAGGAGAGATTTGCATTCTGTCCAGCGTGGGGGAAGAGGAGAGCCCCGACTCAAGCAGCATGGGAGCTGCAGAGTTGCTGCCTTTCTGGCCAGGACAGAGAGAAGCCCTCACACCCAGGTCACAGGTGAAACAGGTGGGCTCGCTCAATTGTGCAAACCAAGGTACCCTCCCTGGGCAGGCAGCGTCTCCCGGAACACCATTCCACCCTGTGTCCTATGGACACATTTCaggttcctttttaaaaagatttatttacttggaagtcatttttaaagacatagtttatttatttgaaaggcacggtgacagagagaggaagagacagaagaatcttctacccactggctcattccccaaaaggaAGCAACACCCAggtttggaccaggccaaagccaggaatctggaactccatccttgatctcccacagaggtggcaggggcccaagtacctgtgccatcttcctcCGCCTTCCCAGACagggaagctgagttggaagtggggtatctggggcttgaaccagcaccccgatatgagataccagtgtcacaagtggcagcttaactctctgtgccacagtgctacccCTTGGGTAATTTTTCTTAACAACCTACAGAGAACTGGCACCGAGGTCCCCACAGTCTCTTTATTTACTGTTTAACTAAACTGTTCTTTCGGTTCTGCTCAGCCCTGACAACTTGGATTTTTCCTCACCCCAGGGCTGCAGACAAAGGTCACACATAACaaacactccctccctccctcatcacACCCTCCAGCCTGAGCTCCTGCCCAGAAcaacttatttctttttcttttctttttttaagatttacttatttatatgcaaaagttacagaaagagaaagacatacacagagagagagatatcttccatccactggtttactccccaggtggccacaacagcccaggctgggccaggccaaagccaggagctaggagcttcttccattcccctacatgggtggcaggggcccaagcgcttgggtcatcttctactgctttcccaggcgcattagcagggacctggatcagaagtagagcagcagggacacaaaccggcacccaaatgggattctagcatcacaggtggcagcctaacctgctgtgccacaatgctggccctgaacaactttttattgttttcaagattttgtttgcttatttgagaggtagagcaacagacagagagaaggagacagaaaggtctcccatctgctggttcagttgatactaagccaggaacctggagcttcctctgggtctcccatgtgggtacaggggcccaagcacttgggccatcctctactgctttcccaggccatagcagagttggatcagaagaggagcagctgggactcgaactggcacctatatgggatgccggcactgcaggtggaggcttagcccactgtgccacagtgctggcccccacaactTGTTTCTTAAAAGAGCAGGATGTTTTAACCCCCAGAGTCTGTGCTTGTTGGAACCTGAACAGTTTTTGTAATGACATGGATTTCTTTCCGGTCAAACATCTCTGCACTACAAACAAAGGTATTACACAAAGCAAGAAACACAGGCCCACCTTTGTGACAGGCTCAGTCTGTTATCCCTGGTGAGGGCAGGCACCTGGGCCTTGACTGGTGCCCACCCCCCCGCCGCCACCGCCCCAGTCCCCACTGCTGGGACCGCGGGCGCGTGGGCCTCCCGCAGCCCTGTAACTGCTGCTCTCGTTCTTTCAGCAACTGGAAGAGTGGGATTTGGATTACGTCCTCCAGAGCCTGGCGGGGCCAGAGGACACCCAGGGAAACCACGTACCTGGAACGGCATGGTGGGCGGCTGACCTCTTCCAACACCAAGGTCTGATCGGGAATCCTCACAAGCCGCTCCCTCCAGGGCCTCCCTGTGACACAGGGCCACAGGGTGGGGCTGACCAGCCCTGCGGCCAGGCCACACATTTGCTCTCTGCCTGCTCGACCCCTCTCTGTCCTGAACACGGGTGCACACACATGGTGCCAGTCCTTGACAGACTTCACTTGCTGAACACACGCatggcccctgcctcctggctttcctcccctcctcctggagGAAGGTGAGTCCTGCCCCCGCGCTGCTTTCCACAGCTGCTCCCATGGCCCTGCTGAACGGGGGCCAAGGATGTCATCTCCTCGCCTGCACTGCCGCCGCCTTGCAGGGGCTGCAGCAAGGGCCCTGCCGCTCCCAGAGCTGTGCGTTTCTAACGCAGGCCTCACAGCAGATGTGGAGGGCCAGACCCTCCCCGaaggcaggtgtgtggggagTGGACCCCCTTCACGGAGGCACTGTGGCAGaatcttttccattttaaaggCACACAACCCAGAGTCAAGCCATTCCACTTGGGAAATCttccctaaacacacacacacaccctagcaGGTAAAAATGTGTATTCAAGACTATGAAGCATTGTTGCCTAAAGCTGTGAGCACGGGGAAACAGTCCATGCTCAGAAGCAGTGAGCTGAGTCAGTCCCCCATGATGctgtgcagggcagggcaggggggtcGCCAGGAGACACCTGGAGTGTGGAAAGACACGGCTCAGCGCATGGAAGCAGCCGGGAAAGCCTTGAAGGGGCTCAGGACTGTCACTGCAGAGTGGCTCCTGGCAGGGAGGAGGTGGCTCCTGCTCACAAAGATGCCGCTCCCTCAGCCCTGCAGAGCCCGAGCCCAAGCCCTATCGAGCCTGAGTCGAGAGGGCTGGGGCAAGGGTGCGAGTGAGCCCACGAGGAAACCCAGGGGGTCCTGAGGCTCAAGAGTCTGGGTCAGTAGAGGGCTGAGTGCCCACTTAGCAGCCTCCTCTCCCCTGGTGACCCCCAGGGCACACGGTGTGGAGAGACGAGGAGGAGTTCATGGAGCAGCTGGCCCTGCTGAGTGCCTGCCAGTCCACCGTCTCCACCTCTGCCCGGAGGGTGCCTGCCCACACTCCCCAGGAAGTCGAGGAGCAGGAGGCCGGAAGCAGGTGGGACTTGGCCAGCTGTGGCCCGTGTTGTCTGGGACCCGTCAGTGGTCGAGCACCTCTGGGGCTGCTGTGGGTCAGCTGCTCATGTGCATTTTCTCACTGGGTCTCTTGCAGGCAGACGGTCCTATTATCCCCCAGCTTATAGAAggggaaactgaagcccagaggcTCTGACTCTCCTCAGCCGTAAAAACCAGGGCTAGAACTCCAGCCCCAAAGCACCAGATCTTGCCCCAAACCCTAtccccagggcctccctgggaGCAGAAGGGTTATCACAGGACGCTGCCCCTCTGGCCACCATTGATTGGTCCAACCCTGGGCTTGTGACTCAGTCAGCCCAATCAGAGCCTTCCTTGGGATTTTGCAGTCTCtgcaggggtggaggggctgtgggaaagAGGGAGGCGCTGCagtgaggaggggtggaggggctgtgggaaagagggaggggctgtgggaaagagggaggggctgcagtgaggaggggtggaggggctgtgggaaagagggaggggctgtgggaaagGGAGGCGCTGCagtgaggaggggtggaggggctgtgggaaagAGGGAGGCGCTACAGTGAGGAGGGGCGGAGGGGCTATGGGAAAGAGGGAGGCGCTGCAGTGAGGAGGGGCGGAGGGGctgtgggaaagagggaggggctgcaatgaggaggggtggaggggctgtgggaaagGGAGGCGCTGCagtgaggaggggtggaggggctgtgggaaagAGGGAGGCGCTGCagtgaggaggggtggaggggctgtgggaaagAGGGAGGCGCTGCAGTGAGGAAGagtggaggggctgtgggaaagAGGGAGGCGCTGCAGTGAGGAAGagtggaggggctgtgggaaagAGGGAGGCGCTGCAGTGAGGAAGagtggaggggctgtgggaaagAGGGAGGCGCTGCagtgaggaggggtggaggggctgtgggaaagAGGGAGGCGCTGCagtgaggaggggtggaggggctgtgggaaagAGGGAGGCGCTGCagtgaggaggggtggaggggctgtgggaaagAGGGAGGCGCTGCAGTGAGGAGGagtggaggggctgtgggaaagAGGGAGGCGCTGCagtgaggaggggtggaggggctgtgggaaagAGGGAGGTGCTGCAGTGAGGAGGagtggaggggctgtgggaaagAGGGAGGCGCTGCAGTGAGGAAGagtggaggggctgtgggaaagAGGGAGGCGCTGCagtgaggaggggtggaggggctgtgggaaagagggaggggctgcagtgaggaggggtggaggggctgtgggaaagAGGGAGGCGCTGCagtgaggaggggtggaggggctgtgggaaagagggaggggctgcagtgaggaggggtggaggggctgtgggaaagAGGGAGGCGCTGCagtgaggaggggtggaggggctgtgggaaagAGGGAGGCGCTGCagtgaggaggggtggaggggctgtgggaaagAGGGAGGCGCTGCagtgaggaggggtggaggggctgtgggaaagAGGGAGGCGCTGCagtgaggaggggtggaggggctgtgggaaagAGGGAGGCACTGCagtgaggaggggtggaggggctgtgggaaagAGGGAGGCGCTGCagtgaggaggggtggaggggctgtgggaaagAGGGAGGCGCTGCagtgaggaggggtggaggggctgtgggaaagAGGGAGGCGCTGCAGTGAGGAGGAGTGGAGGTGGGGCCCGGTGGACCCCTGCTCTTCCCACGCTTCGGTGGCTCCACTGTCTTCTAGAATCCGAGTCAGTGAAGTCCCCTTTACACCTGAGCTAGCTGGGAGTGCGTTTCTGTGCCTGGCAACCAGACGTACCCAGCAGCCATGGCCAGACCTACACTGGACCCTTGAAGTGTGGCTGGTGTGAGGGAATAGCTTAATGTACTCACTTAATTTTAACTCGCTTAAATGTTTAAATAAGCCACTGCTGGATAGAGCCAATGTGTCTGAAGTGGCCGCTGACGTGGAGTGGGCGCTCACTCAGTGGTGGCCACGAGCGCTGGGCTTCGacaagcccagcccaggcctccgtAATCGCAGGGAAGTGGCCCAGGGACCCCTGTTTTTCTCGTCTCAGGTGTGCTCTGACAAAGCCAGGCTTCCAGGCTGAGCCGGGCCAGAAGGCAGCCGAGGGCATGAGGCTGAGGATGGAGCCTCCCACCATCTTCATCGATCTGCGGCAGACGGAGCCAGCAGGCCACCCCCGGTCCCCAGAAAGGTGCAAGGAGCAGTGACCACCAGGCACTTGCCGGCTGGCCTCAGGAGGCATCCCGCAGTGCCTGCTGGGAAGAAAAGGCCTTGTGAAAGCCTGGGGCATTGTGGGGCTACGACCTGGGCCTCACTTGGTCGCCTGTGGGGAGGGAcgcagaggcagagggcagatGCTCTCA
This sequence is a window from Lepus europaeus isolate LE1 chromosome 21, mLepTim1.pri, whole genome shotgun sequence. Protein-coding genes within it:
- the DNAAF8 gene encoding dynein axonemal assembly factor 8 isoform X3, with the protein product MASTDRHLAPSPGSPWDAILQAVKDQLPSLDSSSLLVPVELATQPGSGWTTRMEDSAAGKGRSPSPPFASCGEISCLPRTATETPMRLEADLGSKSLNTQGSQSPPWAPQGEATLPLQEGGRETEPPGTAPPDSASRRALRRARRKMIEEDILQKMTRDTQDPVCSDQSWAKGAPCQAAQSGPRPEVPPAGAQQGPLVLSLQQLEEWDLDYVLQSLAGPEDTQGNHVPGTAWWAADLFQHQGHTVWRDEEEFMEQLALLSACQSTVSTSARRVPAHTPQEVEEQEAGSRCALTKPGFQAEPGQKAAEGMRLRMEPPTIFIDLRQTEPAGHPRSPESSSHSSSDSEEEEEEEEETAALGDQQGPAERACPSSQGLRACTGKSQLLQQLRAFRKGAAQPGPPASDGCHGQKAKIPEDSAGSGTGRKQHVKLWPEVQRAQATPPGGRPRALGDPLGPGTAREALVPPLGQP
- the DNAAF8 gene encoding dynein axonemal assembly factor 8 isoform X1 is translated as MASTDRHLAPSPGSPWDAILQAVKDQLPSLDSSSSDSGEEEPFVFQRKESILIPDLSDELVEVGAGGIESGAWVPAEGPPPELLVPVELATQPGSGWTTRMEDSAAGKGRSPSPPFASCGEISCLPRTATETPMRLEADLGSKSLNTQGSQSPPWAPQGEATLPLQEGGRETEPPGTAPPDSASRRALRRARRKMIEEDILQKMTRDTQDPVCSDQSWAKGAPCQAAQSGPRPEVPPAGAQQGPLVLSLQQLEEWDLDYVLQSLAGPEDTQGNHVPGTAWWAADLFQHQGHTVWRDEEEFMEQLALLSACQSTVSTSARRVPAHTPQEVEEQEAGSRCALTKPGFQAEPGQKAAEGMRLRMEPPTIFIDLRQTEPAGHPRSPESSSHSSSDSEEEEEEEEETAALGDQQGPAERACPSSQGLRACTGKSQLLQQLRAFRKGAAQPGPPASDGCHGQKAKIPEDSAGSGTGRKQHVKLWPEVQRAQATPPGGRPRALGDPLGPGTAREALVPPLGQP
- the DNAAF8 gene encoding dynein axonemal assembly factor 8 isoform X4, with protein sequence MASTDRHLAPSPGSPWDAILQAVKDQLPSLDSSSSDSGEEEPFVFQRKESILIPDLSDELVEVGAGGIESGAWVPAEGPPPELLVPVELATQPGSGWTTRMEDSAAGKGRSPSPPFASCGEISCLPRTATETPMRLEADLGSKSLNTQGSQSPPWAPQGEATLPLQEGGRETEPPGTAPPDSASRRALRRARRKMIEEDILQKMTRDTQDPVCSDQSWAKGAPCQAAQSGPRPEVPPAGAQQGPLVLSLQQLEEWDLDYVLQSLAGPEDTQGNHVPGTAWWAADLFQHQGHTVWRDEEEFMEQLALLSACQSTVSTSARRVPAHTPQEVEEQEAGSRCALTKPGFQAEPGQKAAEGMRLRMEPPTIFIDLRQTEPAGHPRSPESSSHSSSDSEEEEEEEEETAALGDQQGPAERACPSSQGLR
- the DNAAF8 gene encoding dynein axonemal assembly factor 8 isoform X2 translates to MASTDRHLAPSPGSPWDAILQAVKDQLPSLDSSSQLLVPVELATQPGSGWTTRMEDSAAGKGRSPSPPFASCGEISCLPRTATETPMRLEADLGSKSLNTQGSQSPPWAPQGEATLPLQEGGRETEPPGTAPPDSASRRALRRARRKMIEEDILQKMTRDTQDPVCSDQSWAKGAPCQAAQSGPRPEVPPAGAQQGPLVLSLQQLEEWDLDYVLQSLAGPEDTQGNHVPGTAWWAADLFQHQGHTVWRDEEEFMEQLALLSACQSTVSTSARRVPAHTPQEVEEQEAGSRCALTKPGFQAEPGQKAAEGMRLRMEPPTIFIDLRQTEPAGHPRSPESSSHSSSDSEEEEEEEEETAALGDQQGPAERACPSSQGLRACTGKSQLLQQLRAFRKGAAQPGPPASDGCHGQKAKIPEDSAGSGTGRKQHVKLWPEVQRAQATPPGGRPRALGDPLGPGTAREALVPPLGQP